The Vibrio agarivorans genome window below encodes:
- a CDS encoding PTS mannitol transporter subunit IICBA: MLSPDAKIKVQNFGRFLSNMVMPNIGAFIAWGFITALFIPTGWLPNETLAALVGPMITYLLPLLIGYTGGKMVGGDRGAVVGAITTMGVIVGTDIPMFMGAMIVGPLGGIAIKKFDEAVHGKVKSGFEMLVNNFSAGIVGMICAILAFYLVGPAVKVLSNGLAAGVNAMVEAGLLPLASIFVEPAKILFLNNAINHGIFSPLGIQQSEEIGRSIFFLIEANPGPGLGLLLAYMVFGKGSAKQSAAGASIIHFLGGIHEIYFPYVLMNPRLILAVIAGGMAGVFTNVLFSSGLISPASPGSIFAILLMTPKGAYMGVILSVIAAAATSFVVASILLKTTSQAEDEDSLEKASAQMKDMKSSSKGAVSGAEINLADVKAVYVACDAGMGSSAMGAGLLRKKVEAAGLDIFVTNHAINNLPADSQIVITHKDLTDRARSTVPGAMHISLNNFLDGSVYDKLVAELVEAQKGGATQESAPAAPAAEAQEEENTLSLTNDSIFLGLTATKKEDAIKFAGEQLVKLGNVSPEYVDGMFAREELVSTYLGESIAVPHGTIEAKQYVQKTGIVFCQYPEGIQWGEDEDDIAKMVIGIAAQGDEHNMVLMAITNSLDDEEAVECLQNTTNPEDVLRILNG, translated from the coding sequence ATGTTATCACCTGATGCAAAGATCAAAGTGCAAAACTTTGGTCGTTTCCTCTCCAACATGGTTATGCCGAATATCGGCGCATTCATCGCTTGGGGTTTTATCACTGCGCTATTTATCCCAACGGGTTGGTTGCCAAATGAAACATTGGCTGCGCTTGTCGGCCCAATGATCACTTACTTGCTGCCACTATTGATTGGTTACACGGGTGGTAAAATGGTCGGCGGCGACCGAGGCGCTGTGGTCGGTGCTATCACAACTATGGGTGTTATCGTTGGTACTGATATTCCAATGTTCATGGGTGCGATGATTGTTGGTCCATTGGGTGGTATCGCAATCAAGAAATTTGACGAGGCTGTTCACGGTAAAGTGAAGAGTGGCTTCGAGATGTTGGTCAACAACTTCTCAGCAGGTATCGTCGGTATGATCTGTGCGATCCTTGCTTTTTACCTGGTTGGTCCTGCGGTTAAGGTTCTCTCAAATGGTCTTGCGGCGGGTGTAAACGCTATGGTTGAAGCGGGTCTGCTTCCACTTGCATCTATCTTCGTTGAACCTGCGAAAATTCTGTTCCTAAACAACGCAATTAACCACGGTATCTTCTCACCACTAGGTATTCAACAATCAGAAGAGATTGGTCGCTCAATCTTCTTCCTAATTGAAGCAAACCCAGGTCCTGGTTTAGGTCTTCTATTGGCTTACATGGTATTTGGTAAAGGCAGCGCAAAACAGTCAGCTGCGGGTGCATCAATCATCCACTTCCTAGGTGGTATCCACGAGATTTACTTCCCATACGTGTTAATGAACCCACGTCTAATCCTAGCGGTTATCGCTGGTGGCATGGCTGGTGTATTCACAAACGTACTATTTAGCTCTGGTCTTATCTCGCCAGCTTCACCTGGCTCAATCTTCGCGATTCTGCTTATGACACCAAAAGGTGCATACATGGGCGTTATCCTGTCAGTTATTGCTGCAGCAGCAACTTCGTTTGTCGTGGCATCAATCCTGCTGAAAACCACTTCTCAAGCAGAAGATGAAGATTCACTTGAGAAAGCATCAGCGCAGATGAAAGATATGAAATCATCTTCTAAAGGTGCAGTGTCTGGTGCAGAAATCAACCTAGCTGACGTGAAAGCGGTTTATGTTGCTTGTGATGCGGGTATGGGTTCAAGTGCAATGGGTGCAGGTTTGCTACGTAAGAAAGTAGAAGCTGCGGGTCTTGATATCTTTGTCACTAACCATGCGATCAACAACCTACCAGCCGATTCACAAATTGTTATTACGCATAAAGACCTCACTGACCGTGCTCGAAGCACAGTGCCGGGTGCAATGCACATCTCTTTGAATAACTTCTTAGATGGCTCTGTTTACGACAAATTGGTTGCTGAGCTTGTAGAAGCGCAAAAAGGCGGTGCTACTCAAGAGTCTGCTCCAGCAGCTCCAGCGGCAGAAGCTCAAGAAGAAGAGAACACATTATCTCTAACAAACGACAGCATCTTCCTTGGTCTAACTGCAACGAAGAAAGAAGACGCGATTAAGTTTGCCGGTGAGCAACTGGTCAAACTGGGTAATGTTTCTCCTGAGTATGTCGACGGCATGTTTGCTCGTGAAGAGTTGGTGTCGACTTACCTTGGCGAATCGATTGCCGTTCCGCACGGTACGATTGAAGCGAAACAGTATGTTCAAAAAACCGGCATCGTGTTCTGTCAGTACCCAGAGGGCATCCAATGGGGAGAAGACGAAGACGATATTGCCAAGATGGTTATCGGTATTGCAGCTCAAGGCGATGAGCACAACATGGTGTTGATGGCGATTACGAATTCACTTGATGATGAAGAAGCAGTTGAGTGCTTACAGAACACGACTAACCCAGAAGATGTTCTACGTATTCTCAACGGTTAA